A single genomic interval of Bradyrhizobium sp. sBnM-33 harbors:
- a CDS encoding DUF4164 domain-containing protein: MSDRHTNGTGNAEPVYADIDAATRRLMMALDALEAAAERRRDADRDENELASRIQALGADRSRLADELDGSLVKTRRLERTNREVSEKLDAAIGTIRAVLDADAGESE, encoded by the coding sequence ATGAGCGATCGTCACACCAACGGGACCGGCAATGCCGAGCCGGTCTATGCCGATATCGACGCCGCCACACGGCGCTTGATGATGGCGCTCGATGCGCTCGAAGCTGCGGCCGAGCGGCGGCGCGACGCCGACCGCGACGAGAACGAGTTGGCGAGCCGGATCCAGGCGCTCGGCGCCGATCGCTCGCGCCTTGCCGACGAACTCGACGGCTCGCTGGTGAAGACGCGGCGGCTGGAGCGCACCAACCGCGAGGTATCAGAAAAGCTGGATGCCGCAATCGGCACCATCCGTGCGGTGCTCGATGCCGACGCCGGGGAGAGTGAATGA
- a CDS encoding cell division protein ZapA: MSHINVTINGRQYRMACEEGQEVRLLKLAESLESRVGELRGKFGEIGDARLTVMAALTVCDELLDANARIRALEGELETLRNVRTAAADRAKATQVAVANALNAAADRIEKTTQVINRTIGSGVAIG; the protein is encoded by the coding sequence ATGAGTCACATCAACGTCACCATCAATGGCCGGCAGTACCGCATGGCCTGCGAGGAAGGGCAGGAGGTGCGGCTGCTCAAGCTCGCCGAGAGCCTGGAATCGCGCGTCGGAGAGTTGCGCGGCAAGTTCGGCGAGATCGGCGACGCGCGCCTCACCGTAATGGCCGCGCTCACCGTGTGCGACGAACTGCTGGACGCCAACGCGCGCATCCGCGCGCTGGAGGGCGAACTCGAAACCCTGCGCAATGTCCGCACCGCCGCCGCCGACCGCGCCAAGGCTACCCAGGTCGCCGTGGCCAACGCGCTCAACGCCGCCGCCGACCGCATCGAAAAAACCACGCAGGTCATCAACCGCACCATCGGCAGCGGCGTCGCGATCGGGTGA
- a CDS encoding 5-formyltetrahydrofolate cyclo-ligase: MTATLSKADLRTAALAKRDALSDEQRAAAAQAMARQGVPFAILPGMVVSGYSPIRSEIDPAPLMRKLAEQGARLALPAVLSRGKSLAFRAWSPDDRLMMGPLGILEPSPAAAELVPDIMLVPLAAFDRAGHRIGYGAGHYDFTLAHLRKAKAITAVGIAFSVQEIKAVPALPHDVALDYVLTEKKVFDFRS, from the coding sequence ATGACGGCAACCCTGTCGAAAGCCGACCTCCGCACCGCCGCGCTGGCCAAGCGCGATGCGTTGAGCGACGAACAGCGCGCCGCCGCGGCGCAAGCCATGGCAAGGCAAGGCGTGCCGTTTGCGATTCTGCCCGGCATGGTCGTCTCCGGATACTCGCCGATCCGCAGCGAGATCGATCCCGCGCCCTTGATGCGCAAGCTCGCCGAGCAGGGCGCAAGGCTCGCGCTGCCGGCGGTGCTGTCGCGTGGCAAATCGCTCGCGTTTCGCGCGTGGTCGCCTGATGACAGGCTGATGATGGGGCCGCTCGGCATTCTCGAACCATCACCGGCCGCGGCCGAACTCGTGCCCGATATCATGCTGGTGCCGCTGGCGGCGTTCGATCGCGCCGGCCATCGCATCGGCTATGGCGCTGGGCATTACGACTTCACGCTCGCCCACTTGCGCAAGGCGAAGGCCATTACGGCCGTCGGCATCGCCTTTTCCGTGCAGGAAATAAAAGCCGTTCCCGCGCTGCCGCACGACGTGGCGCTGGATTATGTGCTAACGGAAAAGAAAGTGTTCGATTTCCGGAGCTGA
- a CDS encoding TIGR00282 family metallophosphoesterase, with product MRILFVGDVVGRAGRAAVAEHLPGMIRGWALDLVVVNGENSAGGFGITEVIYQELLDAGADAITLGNHAWDQREALVFIERAPKLIRPANYPKGTPGRGAALVDTKNGKRALVINAIGRVFMTPFDDPFAVLNQELEACPLREAADAIVVDFHGEATSEKQGIGYFCDGRASLVVGTHTHVPTADHQILAGGTAYMTDAGMTGDYDSIIGMQKEEPLRRFTTGIPSARFEPAAGVATLSGVAVETDDLTGLARRVAPVRAGGRLEPTVPAFWA from the coding sequence TTGCGTATTCTCTTCGTTGGTGACGTAGTCGGCCGAGCAGGCCGCGCCGCGGTCGCGGAACATCTGCCCGGCATGATCAGGGGCTGGGCGCTCGACCTCGTCGTCGTCAATGGCGAGAATTCCGCCGGCGGGTTCGGCATCACCGAGGTGATCTATCAGGAACTGCTCGACGCCGGAGCGGATGCCATCACGCTCGGCAATCACGCCTGGGATCAGCGCGAGGCGCTGGTGTTCATCGAGCGCGCGCCGAAACTGATCCGGCCTGCGAACTACCCAAAGGGTACGCCGGGTCGGGGCGCGGCACTGGTCGATACCAAGAACGGCAAGCGCGCGCTCGTTATCAACGCGATCGGCCGCGTCTTCATGACGCCATTCGACGATCCCTTCGCGGTGCTCAATCAGGAGCTAGAGGCCTGTCCGCTGCGCGAGGCGGCGGATGCGATTGTGGTCGATTTCCATGGCGAGGCGACGAGCGAGAAACAAGGCATCGGCTATTTCTGCGACGGCCGCGCCAGCCTCGTCGTCGGCACGCACACCCATGTGCCGACTGCCGATCATCAGATCCTCGCCGGCGGCACCGCCTACATGACAGACGCCGGCATGACCGGCGATTATGATTCTATTATCGGGATGCAGAAGGAAGAGCCGCTGCGGCGATTCACGACCGGTATCCCATCGGCCCGTTTCGAACCGGCCGCAGGGGTGGCGACACTCAGCGGTGTCGCGGTCGAGACCGATGATTTGACCGGCCTTGCGCGGCGTGTTGCGCCGGTGCGCGCCGGCGGCAGGCTCGAGCCGACCGTGCCGGCGTTTTGGGCGTGA